The stretch of DNA GGATATCCCGAACACGCCACTTGCATGCTAGTGGCAGACCGTGTATCATGCAAGGGCAGGAACAGACCGCGCCACATCGGGAAAGGAGGCATGGATCGAGAGTGACGGATTCGCTTCCGACCGCAACTGTGCCTCGGAGGGCGTGAGCAGGCTAGGAAACGGCGAACCGTTGGTCACCGACGGAAGGAGGACTGCGATGCCCAAGCTGCAACGACCCGATTATTACGATTTGACGCGTGACATGAACTGGCACTTCCGGTACGTCAGCGAGGACGATGCTTTCCCCGAGATACAGAGCAAGTCGTTTGGGATTCCGTTCGAGAACTGGTGGACCTGGGACGAGCCGTACAAGCTGACGTATCGCGAATACACCCATAACCAGTCCAACAAGGACGTTGGGATCTTCAGCGTCCGCTCGGTGACGTCACGCGGCAAGCTGTGGGAGCGGCTCGATCCGGGATGGCGGAACGCCATCAAGCTGCACTATGGTGCCGCTCCTCACCTCGAATACCTGGCCACGATCGGTGAGGCACGCATGGCCCGCTTCGGCCGAGCGGCTGCGTGGCGAAACATGGCGTTGTTCGGCGCGCTCGACGAAATGCGCCATGCACAGATCCAGCTTTACTTCCCCCATGCCTTCATCCAGAAGGATGCTGATGTCGACTGGGCTCTCAAGCTGTATCACACCAACGAGTGGGCGGCCATCGTCGCACGCATGCTCTTCGACAACATGCAGACAGCAAACGATGCCACCTCGACTTCCCTCCAGCTGACCTTTGCCTTCGAGACTGGTTTCAGCAACCTCCAGTTCCTCGGCATGGCATCGGAGGCCCTGCGCATCGGCGACTACGAGTTCGGTGCGCTGGCTGCCTCGATCCAGACCGACGAAGCCCGTCATGCACAACAGGGTGAGGCCTCCCTCAAAGTCCTTCTGGCGAACGGCAAACGAGCTGAGGCCCAGCGACTCGTCGATATGCAGATCTGGACTGCGTGGCGTGTCTTCGCCCTCCTGACCGGTCTTTCTATGGACTACTACACGCCGGTCGAGCACCGCGTCATGTCCTTCAAGGAATTCATGCACGAGTGGATCCTCAAGCAGTTCGCTGACCAGTTCCAAGATCTCGGGCTCGACAAGCCTTGGTACTGGGAAAGCCACCTCATCCCGGAGATCGACTGGTGGCATCACGGTGCGCATCTGGGTGTCTGGTATTGGCGCCAGACCGTCTGGTACGACCCAGCGGCCGGCGTCTCCCCAGCAGACCGCGAGTGGCTGGAGGAGAAGTATCCCGGGTGGAACGCGCGGTTCGGTGAGTGGTGGGACGTCATCACGCACAACGTCCGCGAGGGGAAGCGCGAACTGCTCTATCCCGAAACGCTGCCGATGCTCTGCAACGTGTGCGGCTTCCCTGTCATCTCGGTCATGAACGGTGGCGAGCCGCCGCGTCTCGTCGAGTACAACGGTCGCCGCTACACCTTCTGCTCCGAACCATGCCAGTGGATCTTCGAGCAGGAGCCGCAACGGCGAGCCGGGCATCTTTCGCTGGTCGACCGCTTCCTGGCTGGTCAGATCCTGCCGCCGACGATGGAAGGTGCCATGCTCTATATGGGGCTCTCTCCGGAAGAACGGGGCGACGACGCCCGGGACTATGCCTGGGCTTTCGAGCCAGCGACACGCGCAGCAGCTGACTGACGAGAGCGAGGGGGTAGGGAGTCGACCCCGCCCCCTCGCAGAACACTCACGGACGTGTGAGCGGAGGCAGGGACGATGGCGATCCTTCCAGTGCAGGCGTGGTTTCGTGGTGACTTCGTCGTCCAGGTGGTTGTGATCGATACGGATGACCACATGCCTCAAGTAGCTGAGAAAGTTGCCTATCACGCTGTCGGTCGCCGGGTGTGGCCGCGACCAAAGCCGATGGCAGTGTACTACCGAGGGGAACGTATCCCGGACGACAAGACCGTCGCCGAGGTGGGCATCGGACCCATGGACTACCTGGAGGTCGGGTATGTCGACTGAGACGAGCGTCCAATGGGTACCGATTCTGCCCAGTGACGAGTTGTGGGAGGCCGATGCGACCGACGTCGAGGTCGCTGGAGAGCATGTCCTCCTCGTACGGCTGCCTGGTGGCACCGTTCGGGCCTATCAAGGCATTTGCCCCCACCAGGAATATCTCCTCATCGACTCCGAGTTCGACTGGGAACGAGGTCTCCTCACGTGTGGCGGCCACCATTGGGTCTTTCGCCTTGCCGATGGAGCTGGCCTCAATCCAGCTGGTTGCCAACTTTTCTGCTACGACGTGCAAGAACGAGACGGGCAAATCTACATCGGCGTGCCACAGCACGGACGGCGTTACAACCGGTGTCGGGAGTGAACCGCCAGGAGGAACGAATGCCACACGTCGATCGGACTTCTCACCTCGTAGGGCCTGTGCTCGGTGGAGTCTTTCCGGAACTCATCGAGGCAGTCAAAGAAGCTGCCTATCGGGACAACCCACCTGATGAGGTTGTGATCGAAGACCGCGATGGCTATGTGCGAATCCACGCCCCGCGGGTCTTTCGCTTGCGCCGCTCGACCATGAGAGAGGTCTTAGGCCGACCATTCGAACTTGCTGAACTGGAGCCGGCCATGCCTGCATTCGCTGGGCGGATCAAGCAAACCCGCGACGAGTGGATCTGGTACCTCGAGCATGCCGACAACTGAGGAGGTTCGAGACATGGGCCGACCCGATCGCAAGCTCCGGACCTGGTCGCTCTGGCAGGAACGGCGTATGCCGAGCGAGTACGAGCTTGTCACTCACAAGCTCAACTATCATTTCCGCCGCCAGCCGGCTCCATTCGAAATGTCACCCGACTGGCCGATCCAGCAATGGTACCTGCAATATCGCGAAGGCTCTGAGTTCAACGTCGACGACTGGGAGCGCTATCGTGACCCCTATGCCTTCACGTATCGCCGTTACGTCGAAGCTCGCCACGAACGAGAGCTGTATCTCGACTCGCTGATCGACGACTTCGAGGCGCATGACCACTACCGGCACCTCGACTCGACATGGCTCGATTTCCTTCGCGACTATTACCTGCCATCACGCTTTGCTGGCCATTGCCTCCAGATGACTGGCATGTACGTCGCTCAAATGTCACCGAGCGCTTATGTCGCGAACCCCTTCTACTTCCAAGCTGCCGACGAGATGAGGCGCATCCAGCGCACTGCCTACCTGGCGAAGGCCATCGCCGTTGACACTGGTCGCGACGATCTGGCCGACTCCCAGCTGGCCCGTGCTCGCTGGGAAGATAACCCGCTGTGGCAACCTCTCCGCGAGCTGATGGAACGCCACCTTGTCGTGTATGACTGGGGTGCCGCCTTCGCCGTCCGCAACTTGGTCGTGAAGCCTCTCTACGATGCACTGTTCAACGACCAACTCTCCAACCTGGCCCGCGCCGCCGATGACGAACTGCTGGCGCTCATCCACGACGACTTCCAGCTGTACGACGCACCGTACGCACGGGAGAACACGATCGCACTCGTCGCCTACGTGCGTGAACGTCGCCCCGAACTGGTCGACTGGCTGCGGCAGCAGGTGACGCCGTGGCTCGATCTGGCGCACGCAGCAGCGCAGGCGATCGGTCAGGCTTTCAGCACAACCGGGCTCGTCAGTCCGATCGACGTTGCTGACTACGCACAGGAAGTGCTCGATCGGCTCCACACTGAGGTCGGCATCCGATGACGGTCCGTCGCTTCTTATCCACTGCTAGCCGATCGACACTCGTCGTCGGTCCATATCGTATACCGGTAGCCGATGGCGAAACGCTGCTCGACGCATTGCGGCGTTCTGGCCTCTGGGTTCCCTATGAGTGCGGTTGGGGCAGTTGCGGTACGTGCAAGGCCCAACTGCTCAGCGGCGAAATTCGTTACCGATCGCGGCCGAGCTGTCTTCGGCCTCATGACCATCGTTTGCACCGGATCGCGCTCTGCGTCGCGGAGGCCGTCAGCGACGAAATCGCCGTCAAGCCCCTGCGGGTCTCTCATGAGCCGCAACCCCACCTAGCTACTCTTGACGCCGTCGCTACGCTCACGGATCGATATTGGCTGGCGGACGATCTTTTCGAACTCACGCTCTCACTGGACCGCCCGGTAGACTACCGCCCTGGGCAATATGCCATACTGGAGTTAGGCGGTGCAAGACGCTGCTACTCGATGCTGGATCCCGCACCGACCGAAGGGGCCCGGTGTCTCCGGTTCCTCCTTCGCGTTCTTCCTGGCGGCGCGCTCACTCCACAGCTGGCCGAGCTGCCCATGGGGAGCGAACTGCCTGTGCAAGTTCCCTACGGCGGTGCCTACCTTCGTCCTGCGAGGTCGTACCTCT from Thermomicrobium roseum DSM 5159 encodes:
- a CDS encoding aromatic/alkene monooxygenase hydroxylase subunit beta; its protein translation is MGRPDRKLRTWSLWQERRMPSEYELVTHKLNYHFRRQPAPFEMSPDWPIQQWYLQYREGSEFNVDDWERYRDPYAFTYRRYVEARHERELYLDSLIDDFEAHDHYRHLDSTWLDFLRDYYLPSRFAGHCLQMTGMYVAQMSPSAYVANPFYFQAADEMRRIQRTAYLAKAIAVDTGRDDLADSQLARARWEDNPLWQPLRELMERHLVVYDWGAAFAVRNLVVKPLYDALFNDQLSNLARAADDELLALIHDDFQLYDAPYARENTIALVAYVRERRPELVDWLRQQVTPWLDLAHAAAQAIGQAFSTTGLVSPIDVADYAQEVLDRLHTEVGIR
- a CDS encoding aromatic/alkene/methane monooxygenase hydroxylase/oxygenase subunit alpha, yielding MPKLQRPDYYDLTRDMNWHFRYVSEDDAFPEIQSKSFGIPFENWWTWDEPYKLTYREYTHNQSNKDVGIFSVRSVTSRGKLWERLDPGWRNAIKLHYGAAPHLEYLATIGEARMARFGRAAAWRNMALFGALDEMRHAQIQLYFPHAFIQKDADVDWALKLYHTNEWAAIVARMLFDNMQTANDATSTSLQLTFAFETGFSNLQFLGMASEALRIGDYEFGALAASIQTDEARHAQQGEASLKVLLANGKRAEAQRLVDMQIWTAWRVFALLTGLSMDYYTPVEHRVMSFKEFMHEWILKQFADQFQDLGLDKPWYWESHLIPEIDWWHHGAHLGVWYWRQTVWYDPAAGVSPADREWLEEKYPGWNARFGEWWDVITHNVREGKRELLYPETLPMLCNVCGFPVISVMNGGEPPRLVEYNGRRYTFCSEPCQWIFEQEPQRRAGHLSLVDRFLAGQILPPTMEGAMLYMGLSPEERGDDARDYAWAFEPATRAAAD
- a CDS encoding toluene-4-monooxygenase system B family protein, whose amino-acid sequence is MAILPVQAWFRGDFVVQVVVIDTDDHMPQVAEKVAYHAVGRRVWPRPKPMAVYYRGERIPDDKTVAEVGIGPMDYLEVGYVD
- a CDS encoding MmoB/DmpM family protein is translated as MPHVDRTSHLVGPVLGGVFPELIEAVKEAAYRDNPPDEVVIEDRDGYVRIHAPRVFRLRRSTMREVLGRPFELAELEPAMPAFAGRIKQTRDEWIWYLEHADN
- a CDS encoding Rieske 2Fe-2S domain-containing protein → MSTETSVQWVPILPSDELWEADATDVEVAGEHVLLVRLPGGTVRAYQGICPHQEYLLIDSEFDWERGLLTCGGHHWVFRLADGAGLNPAGCQLFCYDVQERDGQIYIGVPQHGRRYNRCRE
- a CDS encoding 2Fe-2S iron-sulfur cluster-binding protein, with amino-acid sequence MTVRRFLSTASRSTLVVGPYRIPVADGETLLDALRRSGLWVPYECGWGSCGTCKAQLLSGEIRYRSRPSCLRPHDHRLHRIALCVAEAVSDEIAVKPLRVSHEPQPHLATLDAVATLTDRYWLADDLFELTLSLDRPVDYRPGQYAILELGGARRCYSMLDPAPTEGARCLRFLLRVLPGGALTPQLAELPMGSELPVQVPYGGAYLRPARSYLFVAGGTGIAPILAIVRALSPTERKQARLLYGAATPRHLAYLDELRMLLGHQNVIVSVDRPTGSWRERVGPITLALPGILSETDREHVRCYLAGPPGMLAAAEEQIRAAGIEANRIHVDAFA